In the genome of Noviherbaspirillum saxi, the window CCGCCGTGCGTTAAAGCACACGCGCGCAATCCAGATCGAAGCGTTCGCTCGCGACGATGGCTTGTGGGATCTCGACGCGCATATCTCCGATATCAAGACACGAGACAGCAAGCTTGCCTCAGGCATCCGCCAGGCAGGTGACCCGATCCATAGTCTCTACCTGCGCATCACCATCGACTTGCAACTGAATGTGGTCGAAGCCGAAGCTGTCTCTGACGCAGTACCGTATCCAGGCCATTGCGACGCCATAGGCCCCGACTATAAAAAGCTGATTGGCCTGAACCTGATGAAAGGGTTTCGCGACGGCGTCAAACGGCGGCTGTCCGGCACCAGCGGTTGCACGCATCTCACGGAGCTGGCGCAAGTGTTGCCGACCGCTGCCATTCAGGCTTTTGCCGGCGATGTCATCGACACCCGCGACGGCGCTTCCACGGACGACCAGACTCATAAGCCATTTCAATTAGACCGCTGCCATGCCTTGCGCACGGATGGCGAAGCGGTCGCGAAGTATTACCCGCGCTGGGCGGTAAAACCACAGGCAGTATCCGAATCAAGTTAATTTCAACAAGGTTATTTTTACTAAGCGTCTGAAGGGAAGCTCGCATGAAAATCCATGAGTATCAGGGCAAAGAAATCCTCCGTAAGTACGGAGTGACGGTTCCGCGCGGTATCCCGTGCTTTTCCGTAGAAGAAGCGGTCAAGGCGGCCGAAACTCTTGGAGGCCCGGTCTGGGTCGTCAAGGCGCAGATCCACGCGGGTGGCCGCGGCAAGGGCGGCGGCGTCAAGGTGGCCAAGTCGCTCGACCAGGTCAAGGAATACGCTGACGCGATCATGGGCATGCAGCTCGTCACGCACCAGACCGGCCCGGATGGTCAGAAGGTACGTCGCCTGCTGATCGAAGAAGGCGCCGACATCAAGAAAGAACTGTACGTCAGCATGGTGACCGACCGTGTCAGCCAGCGCGTGGTCTTGATGGCCTCCAGCGAAGGCGGCATGGATATCGAAGAAGTCGCGGAAAAGCATCCTGAACTCATCCACAAGGTCGTGATCGATCCGGCTACCGGCCTGACCGATGCCGATGCGGATTCCATCTCCGCCAAAATCGGCGTACCGGCCGGCTCCATCGCCGATGCACGCAAGCAACTGCAAGGCCTGTACCAAGCCTACTGGGAAACCGATTCCTCGCTGGCCGAAATCAACCCGCTGATCCTGACCGGCGACGGCAAGGTCATCGCACTCGACGCCAAGTTCAATTTCGACTCCAATGCACTGTTCCGTCGTCCCGACATCGTCGCGATGCGCGATCTGGACGAAGAAGATCCGGCGGAAGTCGAAGCTTCCAAGTTCGATCTGGCCTACATTTCCCTCGACGGCAACATCGGCTGCCTGGTGAATGGCGCCGGTCTGGCCATGGCCACCATGGACACCATCAAGCTGTTCGGCGGCGAGCCGGCCAACTTCCTCGACGTCGGCGGCGGCGCGACAGCAGAGAAGGTCACTGAAGCCTTCAAGATCATGCTGAAGAACCCCGGCCTCAAGGCCATCCTGGTCAACATCTTCGGCGGCATCATGCGCTGCGACGTGATCGCCGAAGGCGTGATCACCGCATCCAAGGCCGTTTCCCTCAAGGTGCCGCTCGTCGTGCGCATGAAGGGTACCAACGAAGACCTCGGCAAGAAGATGCTGGCCGAATCCGGCCTGCCGATCATCTCGGCCGACACCATGGAAGAAGCCGCGCAGAAGGTCGTTGCTGCGGCCAACGGAAAATAATCGAGGGAAGATAAATGTCGATTCTGATCAATAAAGACACCAAAGTCATTACGCAAGGCATCACCGGCAAGACCGGCCAGTTCCACACACGCATGTGCCGCGACTACGCGAATGGCAAGAATGCATTCGTCGCTGGCGTCAATCCGAAAAAAGCGGGCGAAGACTTCGAAGGCATCCCCATCTTCGCGAATGTGAAAGAAGCAAAAGACAAGACCGGTGCAACCGTATCCGTGATCTACGTTCCGCCCGCAGGCGCTGCCGACGCGATCTGGGAAGCGGTCGAAGCCGAGCTCGACCTCGCGATCTGCATTACCGAAGGCATCCCTGTTCGTGACATGCTCGCACTGAAAGACCGCATGGCGAAAGCCGGCAGCAAGACCCTGCTGCTCGGACCGAACTGCCCGGGCCTGATCACGCCGGACGAAATCAAGATCGGCATCATGCCCGGCCACATCCACAAGAAGGGCCGCATCGGCGTAGTTTCCCGCTCCGGCACGCTGACTTATGAAGCAGTCGGCCAGCTGACCGCACTGGGCCTCGGCCAGTCGTCCGCAGTCGGCATCGGCGGCGACCCGATCAACGGCTTGAAGCACATCGACGTGATGCGCATGTTCAACGACGATCCGGACACCGACGCCGTCATCATGATCGGTGAAATCGGCGGTCCTGATGAAGCCAATGCAGCACGCTGGATCAAGGACAACATGAAGAAGCCCGTCATCGGCTTCATCGCTGGCGTCACCGCGCCACCGGGCAAGCGCATGGGCCACGCCGGCGCGCTGATTTCGGGCGGCGACGACACGGCACAAGCCAAGCTGGACATCATGGAAGCCTGCGGTATCACGGTCACCAAGAACCCGTCTGAAATGGCGAAGTTGTTGAAGGCAGCGCTGTAATACGACTTTCTCCGGCGCTCGCCGGAAGAAATAAAAACGGGGAGCTTCGACTCCCCGTTTTTATTTGCTCTTTTTCCCATATGACGACTTCTGGATTTCAGGAAAGCCAGCGCTTGCGCACTGCAGCGTACGATCTCCCTTGGTGCATTCAAAAATCGTCGCGTCATGCACGTATAATCCGCACATGGCACACAGGCTCGAACTCCAAATCGCCGCAAAGACAGATACAGGAATGGTGAGATCGCACAACGAAGACGCGATCTTTTCCAGTCCTGAGGACGGCATTGCCATTCTTGCCGATGGTATGGGCGGCTACAACGCCGGCGAGGTTGCGAGCGCGATGGCAGTCGACGTGACGACGCAATATCTCAAAGCAGGTCTGCCCGAGCTTACTTCCCAGCGACGCGACACGCGGCTGCATCATCTGGTCGTTGAGTCCATACAGCGCGCCAATACCGCAATACTCGAAGCCGCACACGCCGACGAACGCTACGAGGGCATGGGGACCACCATTGTGGTCGCGATATTCCGCGAAGACAAGCTGACGCTTGCCCATGTCGGCGACTCGCGCGCTTACCGTTTGCGAGCGAATCAACTTACGCAGATCACACGTGACCATTCCTTGCTGCAAGAACAGATCGACGCTGGCCTGGTTGATCCCTCATGGGCTCCCTATGCACAGAACAGAAATCTGGTAACGCGGGCGGTCGGTGTCGATGCGAATATGGAGGTCGAAATCCATGAGCATCAGGTTGAAGAGGGAGATGTGTATCTGCTGTGTTCCGATGGCTTGTCCGACATGCTGTTGGACGAAAAAATCAGGGAAATCATGTCGCAAAGCGATATGCCGCTTGAGATAGCATGCGACACGCTGGTACAAGCTGCAAACGGTAATGGCGGGAATGACAATATTTCCGTCATGCTTGTCGGCGTGCATTTGCTTCAGGTCACACGCGGCGGTTTGTTTACTCGCCTGGCGAACTGGGCATCTCGTTTCACCACCACAATTTCGTAACCACAGGTTGGAGAATATTGTGGCAAAAATAATTCTGTCCTCGGGTAATGCAGTTTTGCGCGAGCTTCCGCTAGTAAAAGCCCGTATTACGATAGGCCGAGCGCCCCAGAATGACTTGGTGATCGACGATCCGGCCATCAGTGCCGAACATGCTGCCATCACGACGGCGCATGATGGATCGTATTTGGAAGACCTGAACAGTACCAATGGCACGGAGATCAATGGACAGCCTGTCAGGACGCATTTTTTGCAGGACAAGGACGTTGTCACGCTGGCGCGTTATACCCTTATTTATCTGTCCAGCAATTTGTCGCATTTTCCCGGATCCCTTGACCTCGATATCACAGTAGGCAGTAGCAATACCCGGGGCGCTGGAATCATAAAATTAAGAACCGAACTTGGTGCGGACCGAGAAATCGCTTTGTCCAAACCGCTGACGACAATCGGCTTACCCGGCTCCTGCGTTGCCTTAATTGCAAATGATGCAGGAAGCTATGCGGTGGCTCGCATTGAGGGCAGTATTCAGCCTTTGCTTAATGGACGTCCGCTCGGCGACATGCCGGAAACGCTCAGGCATGGCGATATGATCAAAGTTGCAAATAGTGAATTACACTTTCTTCTTCTTTAGATCTGTAACAACTTTTGCACACAATGTCGTTATGCTCGACAAAATTTGGTTCCTGGTTCTTGAAATGACAAAAATTGTCAGGAAGACTTAGAAATCACCTCCGACTGTGACAAATTTTATTCATTTGCATCGCTGAAACAAGAGTTTCTCACTGGCACGTCACTTGCTGTAAGGGAAGCAAGACAGACAAGCTGTCTTCTTTCAAAGGGAGAAACATTATGAAATCAATGAAAATGGTCCAAACAGCACAGCGCGGCTTTACTCTTATCGAACTGATGATCGTTGTTGCGATTATCGGTATTTTGGCTGCGGTTGCGTTGCCGGCGTATCAGGATTACACGAAGAAGGCGCGCTTCAGTGAAGTCCAAGGGTTGGCTGAAGGGCTGAAGAGCCTTGTTACGACGTGCGCTTCCGAAGATAGCGGAAGCTTTACCAATTGTGATAGTGGCAGCAGTGGCATCCCGGCTGCTCTTGCAGCGGCGACGACCAATACCGCTACGCTTTCGGTTGCGGACGGCGTGATTTCCGGGGCTGCTACTGCAGCGGCAGATAGCATTACGACTGAATTGCGCCCGGCCTTCAATTCCGCTTCTTCGATCATCACGTGGACCAACGCCGGCGGCTGCGTTGCTAAGGGCTGGTGCAAGGCTAACTAATTTCCTGATGCTTCTGTAATAGGAAACTGCTCTGTATAACCGGTGACCGAAAGTTGATCCCGGTTTGTTCGACAAGGCGGATAATTTACTCAGTCTTGGATGTATCCGACACCTCGATTCAACTTTGAATCGAGGTGTTTTTGTTTCCCTTTGAAAGTACGGAGTCTGGGAAGCAGGGTGATGAAACTGGGAGTCGAGAAAGCCGCGGCGAATATACGGTAGGCGCACGGGTTGGTGAAACACTTGCTTTGTAAAACTGTGCTCATCCGAACGATGAGCGGTCAGCATTGGAATAATAAAAACATGAAGCAAATTGCACTTGAAGATGTTGTCAAAACCTACCGACGTTATGCTCCATTTTATGACCGTCTCTTCGGGGCGGTTCTAGAGCCCGGTCGTCGTGCTTTAGCGGATGTAGTGTGTAAATCAAGTCCTGCTTCAATATTGGAAGTAGGGGTTGGAACAGGATTGATGCTCTCTCGCTATCCGGCTGATTCATCAATTGTTGGTGTCGACGTTTCAAGTGAAATGCTTGAGGTCGCAGGTAAAAGAATAAAAAGCGGCACTACACGTGAAATTCATCTCATCAAAATGGATGCAGAGACAATGAATTTCTACGATGCGCACTTTGATTGCGTGACCGTGCCTTACGTCTTATCTGTCACACCCAACCCCGACAAGCTGATCGCTGAAATAAGGCGCGTCTGTCGCAAAGGAGGACTAATTT includes:
- a CDS encoding DUF2889 domain-containing protein, with product MPLSPPSSRRALKHTRAIQIEAFARDDGLWDLDAHISDIKTRDSKLASGIRQAGDPIHSLYLRITIDLQLNVVEAEAVSDAVPYPGHCDAIGPDYKKLIGLNLMKGFRDGVKRRLSGTSGCTHLTELAQVLPTAAIQAFAGDVIDTRDGASTDDQTHKPFQLDRCHALRTDGEAVAKYYPRWAVKPQAVSESS
- the sucC gene encoding ADP-forming succinate--CoA ligase subunit beta, which encodes MKIHEYQGKEILRKYGVTVPRGIPCFSVEEAVKAAETLGGPVWVVKAQIHAGGRGKGGGVKVAKSLDQVKEYADAIMGMQLVTHQTGPDGQKVRRLLIEEGADIKKELYVSMVTDRVSQRVVLMASSEGGMDIEEVAEKHPELIHKVVIDPATGLTDADADSISAKIGVPAGSIADARKQLQGLYQAYWETDSSLAEINPLILTGDGKVIALDAKFNFDSNALFRRPDIVAMRDLDEEDPAEVEASKFDLAYISLDGNIGCLVNGAGLAMATMDTIKLFGGEPANFLDVGGGATAEKVTEAFKIMLKNPGLKAILVNIFGGIMRCDVIAEGVITASKAVSLKVPLVVRMKGTNEDLGKKMLAESGLPIISADTMEEAAQKVVAAANGK
- the sucD gene encoding succinate--CoA ligase subunit alpha produces the protein MSILINKDTKVITQGITGKTGQFHTRMCRDYANGKNAFVAGVNPKKAGEDFEGIPIFANVKEAKDKTGATVSVIYVPPAGAADAIWEAVEAELDLAICITEGIPVRDMLALKDRMAKAGSKTLLLGPNCPGLITPDEIKIGIMPGHIHKKGRIGVVSRSGTLTYEAVGQLTALGLGQSSAVGIGGDPINGLKHIDVMRMFNDDPDTDAVIMIGEIGGPDEANAARWIKDNMKKPVIGFIAGVTAPPGKRMGHAGALISGGDDTAQAKLDIMEACGITVTKNPSEMAKLLKAAL
- a CDS encoding Stp1/IreP family PP2C-type Ser/Thr phosphatase, yielding MAHRLELQIAAKTDTGMVRSHNEDAIFSSPEDGIAILADGMGGYNAGEVASAMAVDVTTQYLKAGLPELTSQRRDTRLHHLVVESIQRANTAILEAAHADERYEGMGTTIVVAIFREDKLTLAHVGDSRAYRLRANQLTQITRDHSLLQEQIDAGLVDPSWAPYAQNRNLVTRAVGVDANMEVEIHEHQVEEGDVYLLCSDGLSDMLLDEKIREIMSQSDMPLEIACDTLVQAANGNGGNDNISVMLVGVHLLQVTRGGLFTRLANWASRFTTTIS
- a CDS encoding FHA domain-containing protein, giving the protein MAKIILSSGNAVLRELPLVKARITIGRAPQNDLVIDDPAISAEHAAITTAHDGSYLEDLNSTNGTEINGQPVRTHFLQDKDVVTLARYTLIYLSSNLSHFPGSLDLDITVGSSNTRGAGIIKLRTELGADREIALSKPLTTIGLPGSCVALIANDAGSYAVARIEGSIQPLLNGRPLGDMPETLRHGDMIKVANSELHFLLL
- a CDS encoding pilin, whose amino-acid sequence is MKSMKMVQTAQRGFTLIELMIVVAIIGILAAVALPAYQDYTKKARFSEVQGLAEGLKSLVTTCASEDSGSFTNCDSGSSGIPAALAAATTNTATLSVADGVISGAATAAADSITTELRPAFNSASSIITWTNAGGCVAKGWCKAN
- a CDS encoding class I SAM-dependent methyltransferase translates to MKQIALEDVVKTYRRYAPFYDRLFGAVLEPGRRALADVVCKSSPASILEVGVGTGLMLSRYPADSSIVGVDVSSEMLEVAGKRIKSGTTREIHLIKMDAETMNFYDAHFDCVTVPYVLSVTPNPDKLIAEIRRVCRKGGLIFILNHFSGSHFWWFLERAVRSIADKIGFRSDFGFDEQILKHDWEVLSVKNVNFLGLSKLVVIRNV